A section of the Chryseobacterium scophthalmum genome encodes:
- the purH gene encoding bifunctional phosphoribosylaminoimidazolecarboxamide formyltransferase/IMP cyclohydrolase, with protein MSKRVLISVSDKSGLTEFAQFLESQNYELISTGGTFKHLKEAGLNPIQIDEVTDFPEMLDGRVKTLHPKVHGGLLAVRSNEEHMKTVQEHEIGLIDMVIVNLYPFFENVNKDIALHEKVEFIDIGGPSMLRSAAKNFDSVTVLTDVEDYAKVRIEMEQNGDTYIETRKKLAGKVFNLTSAYDAAISRMLLDEEYPTYLSASYKKVADLRYGENPHQTAAYYASTFENGAMKDFEQLGGKELSFNNLRDMDLCWKVVTEFKEEMACCAVKHSTPCGVAIGTSALETYAKTFECDPVSIFGGIVAMNYKIDTATAEELNKTFLEIVMAPDFDEEALEVLRKKKNLRIIKIVNPVSDKQTWVKVDGGILVQDNDSIFSDDIKVVTETQPTEEQKKALLFSQRVVKYVKSNAIVVSNGIQAFGIGGGQVNRIWATQQAIERAKEKFSGDLVLASDAFFPFRDVVDFCAQEGITAIIQPGGSVKDQDSIEAANEHKIPMMFTGIRHFFH; from the coding sequence ATGAGCAAGAGAGTTTTGATCAGTGTTTCTGACAAAAGCGGATTAACAGAATTCGCACAGTTTTTGGAATCCCAAAATTATGAATTGATTTCTACTGGCGGGACATTCAAACATTTGAAAGAGGCTGGTTTAAATCCAATTCAGATTGATGAAGTAACCGATTTTCCTGAAATGTTGGATGGAAGAGTGAAAACTTTACACCCAAAAGTTCACGGTGGTTTATTGGCGGTTCGTTCAAATGAAGAACACATGAAAACCGTTCAGGAGCACGAAATTGGCTTGATCGACATGGTAATCGTAAATCTTTACCCTTTCTTTGAGAATGTAAATAAAGACATTGCTCTTCACGAAAAAGTAGAATTTATCGACATCGGAGGTCCTTCAATGCTTCGTTCTGCAGCTAAAAACTTTGATTCTGTAACAGTACTTACTGACGTTGAAGATTACGCAAAAGTAAGAATCGAGATGGAACAAAACGGTGACACGTACATCGAAACTCGTAAAAAATTAGCAGGAAAAGTATTCAATTTGACTTCAGCTTATGATGCGGCAATTTCAAGAATGCTTTTAGATGAAGAATATCCAACTTATTTAAGCGCTTCTTACAAAAAAGTAGCTGACCTTAGATATGGTGAAAACCCTCATCAAACTGCTGCTTATTATGCTTCTACTTTCGAAAATGGAGCGATGAAAGATTTCGAACAATTGGGAGGTAAAGAATTGTCTTTCAATAATCTTCGTGATATGGATCTTTGCTGGAAAGTGGTAACAGAATTTAAAGAAGAAATGGCTTGTTGTGCGGTAAAACATTCTACACCTTGTGGCGTTGCGATCGGAACTTCAGCTTTAGAAACTTATGCAAAAACTTTTGAATGTGATCCTGTTTCAATCTTTGGCGGAATTGTTGCAATGAACTACAAAATCGACACAGCAACAGCTGAAGAATTAAACAAAACATTCCTTGAGATTGTAATGGCTCCGGATTTTGATGAAGAAGCTTTGGAAGTTTTAAGAAAAAAGAAAAATTTAAGAATTATAAAAATCGTAAACCCTGTTTCTGACAAACAGACTTGGGTGAAGGTTGACGGTGGAATTTTGGTTCAGGACAACGACAGTATTTTCTCTGATGATATTAAAGTAGTTACTGAAACTCAGCCTACAGAAGAGCAGAAAAAAGCATTATTATTCTCTCAGAGAGTGGTAAAATATGTGAAATCTAACGCGATTGTAGTTTCTAACGGAATTCAGGCTTTCGGAATCGGAGGCGGACAAGTTAACAGAATCTGGGCAACTCAACAAGCAATTGAAAGAGCAAAAGAAAAATTCTCAGGAGACTTAGTTTTAGCTTCTGATGCATTTTTCCCTTTCCGTGATGTGGTAGATTTCTGCGCTCAGGAAGGTATTACGGCAATTATTCAGCCGGGTGGAAGCGTAAAAGACCAAGACAGCATCGAAGCGGCAAACGAGCACAAGATTCCGATGATGTTTACTGGAATTAGACATTTTTTCCATTAA
- the purN gene encoding phosphoribosylglycinamide formyltransferase, which produces MKNIVILVSGSGTNLQRIIDTIDSGEIQNAKVSLVVADRECYGLERAKNHSIENVLIPRGKNFSSELSKTIPENTDLIVLAGFLSILKPEFCENWSGKIINIHPALLPKFGGKGMWGHHVHNAVIEAKEKESGATVHFVTPGIDEGEAILQKSFEVTENDTPETVAEKVHKIEYEIFPIAINKVLNNN; this is translated from the coding sequence ATGAAAAATATAGTCATTTTAGTTTCAGGTTCAGGAACCAATCTTCAGCGAATTATCGACACTATTGATAGCGGAGAAATCCAAAATGCAAAAGTATCTTTAGTAGTTGCCGACAGAGAATGTTACGGACTTGAAAGGGCAAAAAATCATAGCATAGAAAACGTTCTGATTCCGAGAGGAAAAAACTTCAGCAGCGAATTGAGTAAAACCATTCCGGAAAATACAGATCTTATTGTATTAGCTGGTTTTTTATCAATCCTAAAACCAGAGTTTTGTGAAAATTGGAGCGGTAAGATAATTAATATTCATCCGGCATTGCTTCCAAAATTTGGAGGAAAAGGAATGTGGGGACATCATGTTCACAATGCGGTGATTGAAGCTAAAGAAAAAGAAAGCGGAGCAACCGTACATTTTGTAACTCCAGGAATTGATGAAGGAGAAGCGATTCTTCAAAAATCATTCGAAGTTACAGAAAACGACACTCCAGAAACTGTTGCAGAAAAAGTTCACAAAATTGAATATGAAATTTTTCCAATAGCGATAAATAAAGTACTAAATAATAATTAA
- the purM gene encoding phosphoribosylformylglycinamidine cyclo-ligase yields the protein MSNTYKSAGVDKEEGYKTVDKIKKAVGETHNSNVLNHLGSFGAFYEIGGYKNPVLVSGTDGVGTKLKVALDSKKYDSIGVDCFAMCANDILCHGAKPLFFLDYLACGKLDSEIAAEIVLGMVEACKDNNCALIGGETAEMPGMYKPGDYDVAGFCVGIVEKDQIIDGSKIKTGDKIIALPSSGFHSNGFSLVRKVFPDFNEEFEGKPLYETLLVPTRLYYKDIHKVIEEVKVAGIAHITGGGLYENIPRIIGDGLCASIDASKIQIPSVMLELEKRGGVAREEMFGTFNMGVGMIIVVDADHAEKVLHLLDDAYEIGEITEGSEKIDLKF from the coding sequence ATGAGCAACACGTACAAATCTGCAGGAGTAGACAAAGAAGAAGGTTACAAAACCGTTGACAAGATCAAAAAAGCGGTGGGTGAAACTCACAATTCCAATGTTTTGAATCATTTGGGAAGTTTTGGAGCTTTCTACGAAATCGGAGGTTACAAAAATCCTGTGTTGGTTTCTGGAACAGATGGAGTAGGAACGAAGCTTAAAGTGGCTTTAGACTCAAAAAAATACGATTCTATCGGGGTTGACTGTTTCGCAATGTGTGCCAATGATATTCTTTGTCACGGTGCAAAACCATTGTTCTTCCTGGATTATTTAGCTTGCGGAAAATTAGATTCCGAAATTGCTGCAGAGATCGTTTTAGGAATGGTAGAAGCGTGTAAAGACAACAACTGTGCGCTTATCGGTGGTGAAACTGCTGAAATGCCGGGAATGTACAAGCCGGGAGATTACGATGTTGCAGGATTCTGTGTAGGAATTGTTGAAAAAGACCAGATTATTGACGGTTCAAAAATCAAAACGGGAGATAAAATCATTGCTTTGCCAAGTTCAGGTTTCCATTCAAACGGATTTTCTTTAGTAAGAAAAGTGTTCCCTGATTTCAACGAAGAATTTGAAGGAAAACCTTTGTACGAAACACTTTTGGTTCCTACAAGATTATATTATAAAGACATTCACAAGGTAATCGAAGAAGTAAAAGTTGCAGGTATTGCTCACATTACAGGCGGTGGTTTGTACGAAAATATCCCAAGAATTATTGGTGACGGTTTGTGTGCTTCTATTGATGCTTCAAAAATTCAGATTCCAAGCGTTATGTTGGAATTAGAAAAAAGAGGTGGTGTCGCTCGCGAAGAAATGTTCGGAACTTTCAACATGGGAGTTGGGATGATTATCGTTGTTGATGCAGACCATGCAGAAAAAGTTTTACACCTTCTTGATGACGCTTACGAAATCGGAGAAATCACTGAAGGAAGCGAAAAAATAGATTTAAAATTTTAG
- a CDS encoding NADPH-dependent FMN reductase, whose amino-acid sequence MKILAVAGSNSETSINKLLVSYAASLIENAEVEIVDMNDFEMPIYKHQREVESGVPQEAKNFAEKIDAADILLISLSEHNGTYSTAFKNVFDWTSRIKDRAVWKEKPMLLMATAPGGRGGLGVLEAAEKRFPLHGGNIIDTFTLPFFNDNFDKENKKVSNIDKNSELQEKLNKISAVEIILEK is encoded by the coding sequence ATGAAAATCTTAGCAGTAGCAGGAAGTAATTCCGAAACCTCAATCAATAAATTATTAGTTTCTTACGCAGCTTCATTAATCGAAAATGCAGAAGTGGAAATCGTAGATATGAACGATTTCGAAATGCCGATCTACAAACATCAGCGTGAAGTAGAAAGCGGAGTTCCGCAGGAAGCAAAAAACTTTGCAGAAAAAATTGATGCTGCAGACATTCTTTTAATTTCTTTGTCGGAGCACAACGGAACATATTCTACTGCATTTAAAAATGTTTTCGATTGGACTTCAAGAATTAAAGACAGAGCGGTTTGGAAAGAAAAACCAATGTTGTTAATGGCTACAGCTCCTGGTGGAAGAGGTGGTTTGGGAGTTTTGGAAGCTGCAGAAAAGCGTTTTCCGTTACATGGAGGGAATATTATTGATACTTTCACGCTTCCATTCTTTAATGACAACTTCGATAAAGAAAATAAAAAAGTTTCTAACATCGATAAAAACAGTGAGTTACAAGAGAAATTAAATAAGATTTCTGCTGTTGAAATAATCTTAGAAAAATAG